A DNA window from Haliovirga abyssi contains the following coding sequences:
- the murB gene encoding UDP-N-acetylmuramate dehydrogenase translates to MQIIKNANIKKYSYIKIGGELRELIIIEKKDELKELENIFTGNNFIIIGKGSNILFSDEKIDKTAIYLKGLKKIKEVFTNIIKVESGVLASELIGYMREHNFSGIEELAGIPGTIGGMLVMNAGANGKEIFDVVKEVELFDTLNMKFINLKKEDIDFGYRYTNLLNDKIITSVKIKLEKGFKNSVVESVLKKRAEKQPLEYPNLGSVFKNPDKDYAGRLIEEVGLKGFRIGDVQIANKHANFIVNLGNGKSKDMISLIDIIKSKIKDKFNIELKEEIKKID, encoded by the coding sequence ATGCAGATAATAAAAAATGCAAATATAAAAAAATATTCTTATATAAAAATAGGTGGAGAATTAAGAGAGTTAATAATTATAGAAAAAAAAGATGAATTAAAAGAATTAGAAAATATTTTTACCGGAAATAATTTTATAATTATTGGAAAAGGTTCTAATATACTTTTTTCAGATGAAAAAATAGATAAAACGGCAATATATTTAAAAGGATTAAAAAAGATAAAAGAAGTTTTTACAAATATAATAAAGGTAGAAAGTGGAGTGTTAGCAAGTGAATTAATAGGTTATATGAGAGAACATAATTTTTCTGGAATAGAAGAATTAGCAGGAATACCTGGAACTATTGGTGGAATGTTAGTTATGAATGCAGGAGCTAATGGAAAAGAGATATTTGATGTGGTGAAAGAAGTAGAACTGTTTGACACTTTAAATATGAAATTTATAAATTTAAAAAAAGAAGATATAGATTTTGGATATAGATATACAAATTTATTAAATGACAAAATAATAACTTCTGTAAAAATAAAATTAGAAAAAGGATTTAAAAACAGTGTAGTAGAGAGTGTATTAAAAAAAAGAGCTGAAAAACAGCCATTGGAGTATCCAAATTTAGGCAGTGTATTTAAAAATCCAGATAAAGATTATGCAGGAAGATTAATAGAAGAAGTGGGATTAAAAGGATTTAGAATAGGAGATGTTCAAATTGCTAATAAACATGCCAATTTTATTGTTAATTTAGGAAATGGAAAATCTAAAGATATGATTTCACTAATAGATATAATAAAATCTAAAATAAAAGATAAATTTAATATAGAATTAAAGGAAGAGATAAAAAAAATAGATTAA
- a CDS encoding D-alanine--D-alanine ligase family protein — protein sequence MRIAVLMGGISAEREISLKTGRAVLKKLLELGYDAFEVNLTKENIVSELTRDDYDIAFIALHGEFGEDGRVQAFLDIVGKKYTGSGFIASAISIDKEITKKIIKNIGICIPKSYMNIEEVKKFPVIVKPAFEGSSIGLHICKNRDELEKAVNNLKSKKILIEEFIEGEELTIGVLNREGLGVVKIKPKSGVYDYKSKYTKGETEFEVPAKIKKEIYDKAVLYSEIIYKELELKGAIRVDMILSEDKLYFLEVNTIPGMTETSLLPKLANLKGYSFGDLLKKIIEPIAKN from the coding sequence ATGAGAATAGCAGTTTTAATGGGAGGAATATCAGCAGAAAGAGAAATTTCATTAAAAACAGGAAGAGCTGTATTAAAAAAATTATTGGAATTAGGATATGATGCTTTTGAAGTTAATTTAACAAAAGAAAATATAGTTTCAGAATTAACAAGAGATGATTATGATATTGCGTTTATAGCGTTACATGGAGAGTTTGGAGAAGATGGAAGAGTTCAGGCATTTTTAGATATAGTAGGTAAAAAATATACTGGAAGTGGATTCATCGCAAGTGCAATTTCAATAGATAAAGAGATTACTAAAAAAATCATAAAAAACATAGGAATATGTATACCTAAAAGCTATATGAATATAGAAGAAGTTAAAAAATTTCCAGTAATTGTGAAGCCGGCATTTGAAGGTTCAAGTATAGGATTGCATATTTGTAAAAATAGAGATGAATTAGAGAAAGCTGTTAATAATTTGAAGTCAAAAAAAATATTAATAGAAGAATTTATAGAAGGAGAAGAACTTACTATTGGAGTGTTAAATAGAGAAGGGTTAGGAGTTGTAAAAATAAAACCTAAAAGTGGCGTATATGATTATAAATCTAAATATACTAAAGGCGAAACGGAATTTGAAGTTCCAGCAAAAATAAAAAAAGAAATTTATGATAAAGCAGTTTTATATTCAGAAATAATTTATAAAGAGTTGGAATTAAAAGGCGCAATAAGAGTAGATATGATTTTGTCAGAAGATAAACTTTATTTTTTAGAGGTAAATACTATACCAGGAATGACAGAAACAAGTCTTTTGCCAAAATTAGCTAATTTAAAAGGGTATTCATTTGGAGATTTATTAAAAAAAATTATAGAACCGATTGCAAAAAACTAA
- a CDS encoding cell division protein FtsQ/DivIB yields MDKKKKARKFFSIFFLIVLISLFFMEKKIYDFLEKSYFTVTNINLSGNTNLTVDIIKKLEKLKGKNIFYIDTKKLELFFNNDIRVEKIKIKKEIPDTIDIEIKERTPYIYINYNKKILIADKNCKIYANYNEYQNFDFIILTISDLKLLRNGYNILELLPQNLKNIVSEIIINEKEPEIILKDGTIFKIDKDVDREKYLIGLKLYKKLKLDGKNIKYIDLRFSDYIVM; encoded by the coding sequence TTGGATAAGAAAAAAAAAGCGAGAAAATTTTTTTCTATTTTTTTTCTAATTGTTTTAATAAGTCTATTTTTTATGGAAAAAAAAATATATGATTTTTTGGAAAAAAGTTATTTTACAGTTACTAATATAAATTTATCCGGAAATACTAATTTAACTGTAGACATTATAAAAAAATTAGAAAAGTTAAAAGGAAAAAATATATTCTATATAGATACTAAAAAATTAGAACTTTTTTTTAATAATGATATAAGAGTAGAAAAAATAAAAATAAAAAAAGAGATACCAGATACTATTGATATAGAAATTAAAGAAAGAACTCCATATATATATATTAATTATAATAAAAAAATATTGATAGCAGATAAAAATTGTAAGATTTATGCAAATTATAACGAATATCAAAATTTTGATTTTATAATTTTGACAATTTCTGATTTGAAATTATTAAGAAATGGTTATAACATATTAGAATTATTGCCTCAAAATTTAAAAAATATTGTATCAGAAATAATTATAAATGAAAAAGAACCAGAAATTATTTTAAAAGATGGAACGATTTTTAAGATAGATAAAGATGTAGATAGAGAAAAATATTTAATAGGATTAAAATTATATAAAAAATTAAAATTAGATGGAAAAAATATAAAATATATCGATTTGAGATTTTCTGATTATATTGTAATGTAG
- the ftsA gene encoding cell division protein FtsA — protein MNNQNIVVSIDVGTTKIFVIVSEIDRETEKFKILGYGMSASNGGLNKGRVVDIDRAAKDIESAIKAAEIMSSVPITKAFVGIAGRHIESLESSGIITLSENEPREITKADKRRLEDIAENKVVPVERTVIHRIGYNYRIDDSGIIKNPIGMRGCKLEGTVHVVTGMINTIDALIKSVNKLSIEVEDVVLEPYASGKAVLTDTEKRTGVILVDIGGGTTDIAVFKNEKLIYTSVLPLGGEYFTSDIATLLGIETRVADNLKKDFSINNEDYKMDEVVEIPNYDRYTEKKEVEVKHLKEIIDSRTEEILENIEKKIEASGVKHQVYNGIVFTGGSSKIAGLKERAEKYFDMPVRFAVPIKKDGLSDQMLKPEDATGVGLLLYGVEKSLEGKVISLNEEEQEGKKSMFDVIIGKLKKGFDIFFSDSE, from the coding sequence ATGAATAACCAAAATATAGTAGTGTCTATAGATGTGGGAACTACAAAAATATTTGTAATTGTATCAGAAATAGATAGAGAAACAGAAAAATTTAAAATTCTAGGATATGGTATGAGTGCTTCAAATGGGGGATTAAATAAAGGTAGAGTAGTAGATATAGATAGAGCTGCAAAAGATATAGAATCGGCAATTAAAGCAGCAGAAATAATGTCATCTGTTCCAATAACAAAAGCGTTTGTTGGAATAGCGGGAAGACATATTGAATCTCTCGAAAGTTCAGGTATAATAACTTTATCAGAAAATGAACCAAGAGAAATTACAAAAGCAGATAAAAGAAGATTGGAAGATATAGCTGAAAATAAGGTTGTCCCAGTGGAAAGGACTGTTATTCATAGAATTGGGTATAATTATAGAATAGATGATTCAGGTATTATAAAAAATCCTATTGGAATGAGAGGGTGTAAATTAGAAGGAACAGTTCATGTGGTTACAGGAATGATTAATACAATTGATGCATTAATAAAAAGTGTAAATAAATTATCAATTGAGGTAGAAGATGTGGTGTTAGAACCGTATGCTTCAGGAAAAGCAGTTCTTACTGATACAGAAAAAAGGACAGGAGTTATATTAGTAGATATTGGTGGGGGGACCACAGATATAGCGGTGTTTAAAAACGAAAAATTAATATATACTTCTGTTTTACCTTTAGGTGGAGAATATTTCACAAGTGATATAGCAACACTTTTAGGGATAGAAACTAGAGTAGCTGATAATTTAAAAAAAGATTTTAGTATAAATAATGAAGATTATAAAATGGATGAAGTAGTGGAAATACCTAATTATGATAGATATACTGAAAAAAAAGAAGTAGAAGTAAAACATTTAAAAGAGATAATAGATAGCAGAACAGAAGAAATTTTAGAAAATATAGAGAAAAAAATAGAGGCTTCAGGAGTAAAACATCAGGTTTATAATGGAATTGTATTTACTGGGGGTTCATCTAAAATAGCAGGATTAAAGGAACGAGCAGAAAAATATTTTGATATGCCAGTAAGATTTGCAGTTCCAATAAAAAAAGATGGGCTTTCAGATCAAATGTTAAAGCCTGAAGATGCAACAGGAGTTGGATTATTGTTATATGGTGTAGAAAAGTCATTAGAAGGAAAAGTAATATCTTTGAATGAAGAGGAGCAAGAAGGAAAAAAATCTATGTTTGATGTAATAATTGGAAAATTAAAAAAAGGATTTGATATATTTTTTAGTGATAGTGAATAA
- the ftsZ gene encoding cell division protein FtsZ translates to MTEINVYENVAKIKVIGIGGAGGNAINNMIESGINGVEFIAANTDSQDLLKSKAEVKIQLGEKLTKGLGAGANPEVGKLAAEEDKEKIREHLEGTDLLFITAGMGGGTGTGAAPVIAEIAKELNILTVSIVTKPFRFEGLKRKRNSESGIMELENKVDTLVVIPNEKLLENTDRKVSIKNAFEGADDVLKIGIKGISELITTEGFINLDFADVRSTMSNSGIAMLGFGYAEGEDKARVAAEAALSSNLLERDIHGASKILLNITGGMDLTLNEASEIAQRVTEAAGERTTDVIFGTVIDESMEGSIKITVIATSFEDNKKEYIEEIDGINSEEKEPEERVIESKKMSVNDEYKDLDIPAFIRRKKN, encoded by the coding sequence ATGACAGAAATTAATGTATATGAAAATGTTGCAAAGATTAAAGTAATTGGAATTGGTGGAGCAGGCGGAAATGCTATAAATAATATGATAGAAAGCGGAATAAATGGAGTAGAATTTATAGCGGCAAATACTGATTCTCAAGATTTGCTAAAATCAAAAGCAGAAGTAAAAATACAATTAGGAGAAAAACTTACAAAAGGTCTTGGAGCTGGAGCAAATCCAGAAGTAGGAAAACTTGCAGCAGAGGAAGATAAAGAAAAAATAAGAGAACATCTTGAGGGGACAGATTTACTTTTTATTACAGCAGGAATGGGTGGAGGTACAGGGACAGGAGCTGCACCGGTAATAGCTGAAATAGCAAAAGAATTAAATATATTAACAGTATCAATAGTAACTAAACCTTTTAGATTTGAAGGGTTAAAAAGAAAGAGAAATTCAGAATCTGGAATAATGGAATTAGAAAATAAAGTTGATACTTTAGTAGTTATTCCAAATGAGAAATTATTAGAAAATACTGATAGAAAAGTATCTATAAAAAATGCTTTTGAAGGAGCGGATGACGTATTAAAGATAGGAATTAAAGGTATTTCTGAGTTGATAACAACAGAAGGTTTCATAAACCTTGATTTTGCAGATGTGAGATCAACAATGAGTAATTCAGGAATAGCAATGCTTGGATTTGGATATGCTGAAGGGGAAGATAAAGCAAGAGTAGCTGCAGAAGCAGCGTTATCAAGCAATCTATTAGAAAGAGATATTCATGGTGCAAGTAAAATTTTATTGAATATAACTGGTGGAATGGATTTAACACTTAATGAAGCTAGTGAAATAGCACAAAGAGTAACAGAAGCAGCTGGGGAAAGAACGACTGATGTTATTTTTGGAACAGTAATAGATGAAAGTATGGAAGGAAGTATAAAAATAACAGTAATTGCAACATCATTTGAAGATAATAAAAAAGAATATATAGAAGAAATAGATGGAATAAATTCAGAAGAAAAAGAGCCAGAAGAAAGAGTAATAGAATCAAAAAAAATGTCTGTAAATGATGAATATAAAGATTTAGATATACCTGCATTTATTAGAAGGAAAAAAAATTAG
- the rpsF gene encoding 30S ribosomal protein S6, giving the protein MKKNYELMFIVVPEITEEERDAVITSVEEVLKRAEAQDVITEKMGEKKLAYAIDKKTTGFYVLIKFAVEGVNLVDVEKRLNINEKLMRYILVKQG; this is encoded by the coding sequence ATGAAAAAAAATTACGAATTAATGTTCATCGTTGTTCCTGAAATAACAGAAGAAGAAAGAGATGCAGTAATTACTTCTGTAGAAGAGGTGTTAAAAAGAGCTGAAGCTCAAGATGTTATAACAGAAAAAATGGGTGAAAAAAAATTAGCGTATGCCATTGATAAAAAAACAACAGGTTTTTATGTATTAATTAAGTTTGCAGTAGAAGGAGTTAACTTAGTTGATGTTGAAAAAAGATTAAATATCAATGAAAAACTTATGAGATATATTCTTGTAAAACAAGGGTAG
- a CDS encoding single-stranded DNA-binding protein, translating to MNIAILVGRLTSDPELKYGQSGKAFAKFSLAVARTFNRNEVDFINCVAFGKTAELIAEYLRKGNKAGVQGEIRVSSYENSEGQKIRRTEIIVGNIEFLESKGTKDRYNDNQPSGAEVEKTSKPSDDDEFPF from the coding sequence ATGAATATTGCAATTTTAGTGGGAAGATTAACTAGTGATCCAGAATTAAAATATGGGCAAAGCGGAAAAGCTTTTGCAAAGTTTTCTTTGGCAGTTGCGAGAACATTTAATAGAAATGAAGTTGACTTTATAAATTGTGTTGCTTTTGGAAAAACTGCAGAACTAATAGCAGAATATTTGAGAAAAGGAAATAAAGCTGGAGTTCAAGGTGAAATCAGAGTAAGCAGTTATGAAAATAGTGAAGGTCAAAAAATAAGAAGAACAGAAATAATAGTAGGGAATATAGAGTTTTTAGAAAGCAAAGGGACTAAAGATAGATATAATGATAATCAACCATCAGGGGCAGAAGTTGAAAAAACTTCAAAACCTTCTGATGATGATGAATTTCCATTTTAA
- the rpsR gene encoding 30S ribosomal protein S18, whose translation MRRENDSRKRKKKQCDFCKNKKAKIDYKNVDMLKRYLSDKGKISPARVTGACAKHQRALTQAIKRARNIALLPYTVEN comes from the coding sequence ATGAGAAGAGAAAATGATTCAAGAAAAAGAAAAAAGAAACAATGTGATTTTTGTAAAAATAAAAAAGCAAAAATAGATTATAAAAATGTAGATATGTTAAAAAGATATTTGTCAGATAAAGGTAAAATTTCACCAGCAAGAGTTACAGGTGCTTGTGCAAAACATCAAAGAGCATTAACTCAAGCTATAAAAAGAGCAAGAAATATTGCATTATTACCTTATACAGTTGAAAACTAA
- a CDS encoding YgiQ family radical SAM protein has protein sequence MMFLPTTKAEMKKLGWNKLDVILVTGDTYIDSSYIGAAVIGKTLFNAGYKVGIIAQPNIDNAEDITRLGEPELFWGVTAGSIDSMVANYTALKKKRRNDDFTPGGENNRRPDRATIVYSNLIKRYFKGGKPIVLGGIEASLRRIAHYDYWSKKIRKSILFDAKADILLYGMGEKTVLELTKAIKNSESIKNIKGICYISKNGEDEIEKTDKYIILPSFESVKQDKIEFIKMFNLFYVNQDPKTAKGLIQKQDTRYLIHNPPQNYLTQSELDEIYNIEYERDVHPFYKKMGKTKALETIKFSITTHRGCYGECNFCAIAVHQGRTIRSRSEESILKEAKEIVGRKDFKGYINDVGGPTANMYQIECLKKENYGSCENKRCLYPKKCKTLTVSHKKQIELLKKLRSLENIKKVFVASGIRYDLILEDKKYGMEYLKEIVEHHVSGQMKIAPEHIEDNTLDKMGKPGKEYLKQFKDKFYELNEKTGKKQFLTYYFIAAHPGTTEKEMKKLKTFVSKELRMNPEQVQIFTPTPMTYSTLMYYTEMNPFTGEKLFVEKDMNKKRKQKDIVVQKGGRR, from the coding sequence ATAATGTTTTTACCTACGACAAAAGCTGAAATGAAAAAATTAGGTTGGAATAAATTAGATGTAATTTTGGTTACAGGAGATACTTATATAGATAGTTCTTATATAGGGGCAGCTGTAATTGGAAAAACTTTATTTAATGCAGGCTATAAAGTTGGAATAATAGCACAACCCAATATAGATAATGCAGAGGATATTACAAGATTAGGAGAGCCAGAGCTGTTTTGGGGAGTTACAGCTGGATCAATAGATTCTATGGTGGCTAATTATACAGCATTAAAGAAGAAAAGAAGAAATGATGATTTTACTCCAGGTGGAGAAAATAATAGAAGACCTGATAGAGCTACAATTGTATATTCTAATTTAATAAAAAGGTATTTTAAAGGTGGAAAACCTATAGTACTTGGTGGCATAGAAGCTAGTTTAAGAAGAATAGCACATTATGATTATTGGAGCAAAAAAATAAGAAAGTCGATATTATTTGATGCAAAAGCAGATATATTATTATATGGTATGGGAGAAAAAACAGTATTAGAACTTACAAAAGCTATAAAAAACAGCGAAAGTATTAAAAATATAAAAGGAATTTGTTATATATCCAAAAATGGAGAAGATGAAATAGAGAAAACAGATAAATATATAATATTACCATCTTTTGAGAGTGTTAAACAAGATAAAATAGAATTTATAAAAATGTTTAATCTTTTTTATGTTAATCAAGATCCAAAAACTGCAAAAGGGTTAATTCAAAAACAAGATACAAGATATTTAATTCATAATCCACCACAAAATTATCTTACGCAAAGTGAATTAGATGAAATTTATAATATAGAGTATGAAAGAGATGTTCATCCATTTTATAAAAAAATGGGAAAAACAAAAGCTTTAGAAACAATTAAATTTTCTATTACAACTCATAGAGGGTGTTATGGAGAGTGTAATTTTTGTGCAATAGCAGTCCATCAAGGAAGAACTATTAGAAGTAGAAGTGAAGAATCAATACTAAAAGAAGCAAAAGAGATTGTAGGAAGAAAAGATTTTAAAGGGTATATAAATGATGTAGGAGGACCTACTGCAAATATGTATCAAATAGAATGTTTGAAAAAAGAAAATTATGGAAGCTGTGAAAATAAAAGGTGTTTGTATCCTAAAAAGTGTAAGACATTAACAGTGAGCCATAAAAAACAGATAGAGTTATTAAAAAAATTAAGAAGTTTAGAAAATATAAAAAAAGTTTTTGTGGCATCAGGAATAAGATATGATTTGATTTTAGAAGATAAAAAGTATGGAATGGAATATTTAAAAGAGATAGTAGAGCATCATGTGTCAGGACAAATGAAAATAGCTCCAGAACACATAGAAGACAATACGTTGGATAAAATGGGTAAACCTGGTAAAGAGTATTTAAAACAATTTAAGGATAAATTTTACGAATTAAATGAAAAAACAGGGAAAAAACAGTTTTTAACTTATTATTTTATAGCAGCACATCCAGGGACAACAGAAAAAGAGATGAAAAAATTAAAAACATTTGTAAGTAAAGAATTAAGAATGAATCCAGAGCAAGTTCAAATATTTACACCGACTCCAATGACATATTCGACGTTAATGTATTATACTGAAATGAATCCATTTACAGGAGAAAAATTGTTTGTGGAGAAAGATATGAATAAAAAAAGAAAACAAAAAGATATAGTAGTGCAAAAAGGAGGAAGAAGATGA
- the der gene encoding ribosome biogenesis GTPase Der, with protein sequence MKPVVAIVGRPNVGKSTLFNKLIGERAAIVKDVPGVTRDRLYRDIEWSGHEFLLVDTGGLEPNTKDYIMSKVRYQAEVAIEEADVVVFIVDGQAGVTALDEEVAYVLRKKNKHVILAVNKIDNLEKHSELVYEFYGLGFENFIAISGEHKQNLGDLLDLVIEKFKDIELIEEEEGLRIAVIGRPNVGKSSLVNKLMGEERTIVSNIAGTTRDAIDTKFEYDGNSYVLIDTAGIRRKSKVEESLEYYSVLRAIKSIKRANICFVLIDSKEGVTDQDKRIAGLAFEEKKPIIIVINKWDLVKKDNYTMKDYEKEVKDQLPFLSYAPVIFISALTGQRVLKLIEKSEQIFAEYTKKITTGVLNQVLKEAMMLNPVPTRKGRVVKINYATQIRTAPPKFVLFANNPDLLHFSYLRYLENKIREAFGFEGSPIEFTVRRKGKDD encoded by the coding sequence ATGAAACCAGTAGTAGCAATAGTAGGGAGACCTAATGTAGGAAAATCAACACTTTTTAATAAATTAATAGGTGAAAGAGCGGCAATAGTAAAAGATGTACCAGGAGTAACAAGAGATAGATTATATAGAGATATAGAGTGGAGTGGGCATGAATTTTTACTTGTGGATACAGGAGGATTAGAGCCAAATACAAAAGATTATATTATGAGTAAAGTTAGATATCAAGCAGAAGTTGCAATTGAAGAAGCAGATGTGGTTGTATTTATAGTAGATGGACAAGCAGGAGTAACGGCATTAGATGAAGAAGTTGCATATGTATTAAGGAAAAAAAATAAACATGTAATTCTTGCAGTAAATAAAATAGATAATTTAGAGAAACATAGTGAATTAGTATATGAATTTTATGGATTGGGATTTGAAAATTTCATTGCTATATCTGGTGAACATAAACAGAATTTAGGGGATCTTTTGGATTTGGTAATTGAAAAATTTAAAGATATAGAATTAATAGAAGAGGAAGAAGGATTAAGAATTGCAGTAATAGGAAGACCAAATGTAGGAAAATCTTCATTAGTAAATAAGTTAATGGGAGAAGAAAGAACAATTGTAAGTAATATTGCTGGGACTACAAGAGATGCAATTGATACGAAATTTGAATATGATGGAAATAGTTATGTGTTAATTGACACAGCTGGAATAAGAAGAAAATCTAAAGTTGAGGAATCGCTTGAATATTATAGTGTGTTAAGAGCCATAAAATCAATAAAAAGAGCAAATATATGTTTTGTGTTAATAGATTCAAAAGAAGGGGTTACAGATCAAGATAAAAGAATTGCTGGACTTGCTTTTGAAGAAAAAAAGCCAATAATAATAGTTATAAATAAGTGGGATTTAGTAAAAAAAGATAATTATACAATGAAAGATTATGAAAAAGAAGTGAAAGATCAATTGCCATTCTTGAGTTATGCACCGGTAATATTTATATCTGCATTAACTGGTCAAAGAGTGTTAAAATTAATAGAAAAATCTGAACAGATATTTGCAGAATATACAAAGAAAATAACAACAGGTGTTTTAAATCAAGTATTAAAAGAAGCCATGATGTTAAATCCTGTACCAACAAGAAAAGGAAGAGTAGTTAAAATAAATTATGCAACTCAAATTAGAACAGCTCCACCGAAGTTTGTGTTATTTGCTAATAATCCTGATTTATTGCATTTTTCATATTTGAGATATTTGGAAAATAAAATTAGGGAAGCTTTTGGATTTGAAGGAAGTCCAATTGAATTTACAGTAAGAAGAAAAGGAAAAGATGATTAG
- a CDS encoding AAA family ATPase: MEKNKKKRLPIGISDFKTVIEKDMYYVDKSMFIKDVIDSGQVILITRPRRFGKTLNQSMMKYFFNIQEENSELFKNLKIYKDKEIIEEYMNKYPVIYLTFKDMKALDIQAMMNKMKMELSSLYIEHDYLLNDKILKDVEKNVYNKIMNLDENNQLYESSIKKLSEYMYRYYRKKVILIIDEYDTAIQQSYLNGYYKEFIMFMSNLLGSGLKDNKYLEKGVLTGITRVSKESIFTGVNNLKVSTILDELFNDKFGMLKEEMEDILKYYNLEYEEKDVMTWYDGYNFGRVGIYNPFSIINLVDNKGKIKPYWVNTSGNKLIKDLIRKGNVSIKKKIELLLSGETIESSIEEAMIYNDLSTENESYVWTLFLFSGYLKWVEKVEESIYKLKIPNKETEGFYRKILRNILDDKNIDIENILEKLILGKIKGFKKDFKKLVMGTLSYFDVKGDEPERFYHGLILGMIVSLNKKYVVKSNRESGLGRADLLLIPRDKKDKGIVIEFKKYDEDVDKDLVDSAKRGIKQIEFKKYEEEIKSYGVEEVIKVGIAFEGKELEIVSNLENIIDN; this comes from the coding sequence ATGGAGAAAAATAAAAAAAAGAGATTACCAATAGGGATAAGTGATTTTAAAACAGTAATAGAAAAAGATATGTATTACGTGGATAAAAGTATGTTTATAAAAGATGTAATAGACAGTGGACAAGTAATATTAATAACAAGACCTAGAAGATTTGGGAAAACTTTAAATCAATCAATGATGAAATATTTTTTTAATATACAAGAAGAGAATAGTGAACTATTCAAGAATTTAAAAATATATAAAGATAAAGAGATAATAGAAGAATATATGAATAAGTATCCAGTGATATATTTAACATTTAAAGATATGAAAGCTTTAGATATACAAGCTATGATGAATAAAATGAAAATGGAGTTATCCAGCCTGTATATAGAGCATGATTATTTATTAAATGATAAAATATTGAAAGATGTAGAAAAAAATGTTTATAATAAGATAATGAATTTGGATGAAAATAATCAATTATATGAAAGTAGTATAAAAAAATTATCAGAATATATGTATAGATATTATAGAAAAAAAGTAATATTAATAATAGATGAATACGATACAGCAATTCAACAAAGTTATTTGAATGGATATTACAAAGAGTTCATAATGTTTATGAGTAATTTGTTAGGAAGCGGATTAAAAGATAATAAGTATTTGGAAAAAGGTGTTCTTACAGGAATAACAAGGGTATCAAAAGAGAGTATATTTACAGGAGTAAATAATTTAAAGGTATCAACAATATTAGATGAGTTGTTTAATGATAAATTTGGAATGTTAAAAGAGGAAATGGAAGATATATTAAAATATTATAATTTAGAATATGAAGAAAAAGATGTGATGACTTGGTATGATGGTTATAATTTTGGAAGAGTGGGGATATATAATCCTTTTTCAATAATAAATTTAGTAGATAATAAAGGGAAGATAAAGCCATATTGGGTGAATACAAGTGGAAATAAATTAATAAAAGATTTAATAAGAAAAGGGAATGTGAGTATAAAAAAGAAAATAGAATTGTTATTATCAGGCGAAACTATAGAGAGTTCAATAGAAGAAGCTATGATATATAATGATTTATCAACAGAAAATGAAAGTTATGTCTGGACACTATTTTTATTTAGTGGATATTTGAAATGGGTAGAAAAAGTAGAAGAGAGTATATATAAATTAAAAATACCAAATAAAGAAACAGAAGGATTCTATAGAAAAATTTTAAGGAACATATTAGACGATAAAAATATAGATATAGAAAATATATTAGAAAAGCTAATATTAGGGAAAATAAAAGGATTTAAAAAAGATTTTAAGAAGTTAGTGATGGGAACATTAAGCTATTTTGACGTAAAAGGAGATGAACCAGAAAGATTTTATCATGGATTAATATTGGGAATGATAGTAAGCTTAAATAAAAAATATGTAGTAAAAAGTAATAGAGAAAGTGGATTAGGAAGAGCGGATTTATTGTTAATACCACGAGATAAAAAAGACAAGGGAATAGTAATAGAATTTAAGAAATATGATGAAGATGTAGATAAAGATTTAGTAGATAGTGCCAAAAGAGGGATAAAACAGATAGAATTTAAGAAATACGAAGAAGAGATAAAAAGCTATGGAGTAGAAGAGGTAATAAAAGTTGGTATTGCATTTGAAGGAAAAGAACTTGAAATTGTGAGTAACTTAGAAAATATAATAGATAATTAA